One segment of Bacteroidota bacterium DNA contains the following:
- a CDS encoding pyruvate dehydrogenase complex dihydrolipoamide acetyltransferase: MAIPVEMPKMSDTMEEGVLVAWLADEGAPVAAGDVIAQVETDKATMDLEVYDDGVLLKRVAGEGDSIPIGGLIAVLGKAGEDVSSVLARYGSGAPAAAKPAVEPAAEPAAVPAASGDGAAAPVAAPVGSAPNGRTKASPLARRMAQEHGVNLASVSGSGPDGRIVRRDIESLIGTSHPAAPVQEPVQQAVAQQPAPVAGAAYDAIPLSQMRKAISRRLSESKFTSPHFYLQIDVDMDGAVAFRQQLNELALSQDKQKVSYNDLITKACALALREHPYVNASYMENEGEIRLHNEVHVAIAVAIDEGLITPVVRNADNKGLSQIAAETRELAGKARDRKLQPHEFEGSTFSTSNLGMFGIENFTAIINPPNACILAIGGIRDVPVVKDGAIVPGKRMKLSLSCDHRVVDGATGAQFLNTVKQYLEQPMNMML; encoded by the coding sequence ATGGCTATTCCAGTAGAAATGCCGAAGATGAGCGACACGATGGAGGAGGGGGTCCTTGTAGCGTGGTTGGCTGATGAAGGTGCGCCTGTCGCTGCCGGCGATGTTATTGCGCAGGTTGAGACGGATAAAGCAACCATGGATCTTGAAGTGTATGATGATGGGGTGTTGCTCAAGCGTGTTGCAGGTGAAGGGGATTCGATTCCTATCGGCGGCCTGATTGCCGTCCTTGGTAAAGCTGGTGAAGACGTTTCAAGTGTGCTCGCCCGCTATGGAAGTGGGGCTCCTGCAGCAGCTAAGCCGGCAGTTGAGCCTGCTGCAGAACCTGCAGCTGTTCCGGCAGCTTCTGGTGATGGTGCTGCCGCTCCTGTTGCTGCCCCCGTTGGAAGTGCGCCTAACGGGCGCACAAAGGCGTCGCCGCTAGCACGCCGTATGGCCCAGGAGCATGGGGTTAACCTTGCTTCGGTAAGCGGTTCTGGTCCTGATGGCCGTATCGTACGTCGGGATATCGAAAGCCTTATCGGAACGAGCCATCCTGCAGCACCTGTTCAAGAACCTGTACAGCAGGCCGTTGCGCAGCAGCCTGCACCTGTGGCTGGCGCAGCATATGATGCTATCCCGCTTTCTCAGATGAGAAAAGCAATTTCGCGCAGGCTCTCGGAAAGCAAATTCACGTCCCCCCATTTCTATCTGCAGATCGATGTGGATATGGACGGCGCTGTGGCGTTCCGCCAGCAGCTGAACGAGCTTGCGTTGTCTCAGGACAAGCAAAAGGTCTCGTATAACGACTTGATCACGAAAGCTTGTGCGCTCGCGCTGCGTGAGCATCCTTACGTGAATGCTTCCTACATGGAGAACGAAGGAGAAATCCGGCTCCACAATGAGGTGCATGTTGCGATTGCCGTAGCAATTGACGAGGGCTTGATTACGCCAGTTGTTCGCAATGCTGACAACAAAGGGCTTTCTCAGATAGCTGCTGAAACGCGTGAACTGGCCGGCAAGGCGCGTGATCGCAAATTGCAGCCGCACGAATTTGAAGGCTCTACGTTTTCAACCAGCAACCTCGGTATGTTTGGCATCGAGAACTTTACAGCGATCATCAATCCACCCAATGCCTGTATCCTGGCAATTGGAGGTATTCGCGACGTGCCCGTTGTAAAAGACGGTGCCATTGTACCGGGTAAACGGATGAAGCTAAGCCT